From the genome of Gymnogyps californianus isolate 813 chromosome 17, ASM1813914v2, whole genome shotgun sequence, one region includes:
- the RAB22A gene encoding ras-related protein Rab-22A: MALRELKVCLLGDTGVGKSSIVWRFVEDSFDPNINPTIGASFMTKTVQYQNELHKFLIWDTAGQERFRALAPMYYRGSAAAIIVYDITKEETFSTLKNWVKELRQHGPPNIVVAIAGNKCDLNDVREVMEKDAKDYADSIHAIFVETSAKNAININELFIEISRRIPSTDTNPPSSGKGFKLRRQPSVTKRSCC, from the exons ATGGCTCTGAGGGAGCTGAAAGTTTGCCTGCTGGGG gaCACTGGTGTGGGCAAATCAAGTATCGTGTGGAGATTTGTAGAAGATAGCTTTGATCCCAACATTAACCCAACAATAGG agcctCATTTATGACCAAGACTGTACAGTATCAAAATGAGCTGCATAAATTCCTAATTTGGGATACAGCTGGACAGGAGCGG tttcGTGCTTTAGCCCCAATGTATTACAGAGGGTCAGCAGCAGCCATTATAGTGTATGACATCACAAAAGAG gAAACTTTCTCAACATTAAAGAACTGGGTTAAAGAGCTTCGACAGCATGGACCTCCAAACATTGTTGTAGCTATTGCAGGAAATAAGTGTGATCTTAACGATGTAAG agaGGTCATGGAAAAAGATGCTAAAGACTATGCAGATTCGATTCATGCAATATTTGTAGAGACAAGTGCGAAAAATGCAATAAACATTAATGAACTCTTTATAGAAATTA GTCGCAGAATTCCATCAACTGACACCAACCCCCCATCTAGTGGTAAGGGCTTCAAACTTAGAAGACAGCCATCGGTGACAAAGCGCAGCTGCTGTTGA